The genomic region CTTGCCGGAAGCCGTCGACTTCGTCCTGCTCACGCACGACCACTTCGACCATGTCAAGGACGTGGCCGAGCTTGCCAAGCGGGGCGCGAAAGTGGTGACGCAGCCGGAGACGAGCGCCCGCCTCGTGCGCGAGGAAGGGGCGCCGCAGGACCGCATGATCGACATGAACCTCGGCGGCACCGTGTCCCTGGCGGACGACATCCAAGTGACGATGATCCCGGCCCTGCACACCTCGAACACCGGCGTGCCTTCCGGCTACATCGTGCGCACGGGGGGCTTCACGCTCGCGCACCTCGGCGACACGGCGCTGTTCCGGGACCTTGAGCTGTACGGCGAGATGTTCCATATCGATCTGGCGCTCGTGCCCATCGGCGACCACTACACCATGGGCCCGCGCGCCGCGGCCCGGGCGGTGGCCTTCCTCAGGGCGAAGGCGGCTGCGCCGATGCATTACCGGACGTTCCCGCTCCTGACCCAATCCGCCGAGCCTTTTGTGGCCGCGCTGAAGGATCTGGCGCCGAAAGCGGAACCTTGGGTGCCGGAGATCGGCGAAAGCCGGTCGTTCTAAATGGATTCAATCGTCGCAGGATATCCGCGTCCTAAAGCGAACATTTACTGACCCCTGGTGAAGGGGGAAGCGCGGATTGTCCCTGTCCCTGTATCGGCACCAGCTTCTGCAGTGGCTCACGGCCGCACACCTCGCCTTCGCCCACGCGTCCGACCCGCGGGAGGCGCGGCGCTTCAGCCGGCTGGTCGGACTGCATGCCGCCGTCTGGCTGGACCGCCATCTCTCCGCCGGTCGCCACGCCCCGCCGCGCCCCGCGGACGTGGCCGATCTTCTCGCTCGCTGCGCCGAGGGGTTCGGCTTTGAGGTCTGGCCGCTCGTTGCGCTGGAGGACGTGGTCCGGGCTCGCCTGGGTCTCCCGCGCTCGCGGGCCGACAGCCCGTGGTTCGAGGCCAGCGCGCGCGTGCTGGCCGCCATGGTCGGCGGGTACGCGGCGCGCCTTTTCGGCTATGCGAAAGTGTCCCTGCAGCGCCTCGACGGGTCGGGACCGTGGGTGGACCACCTGGTCTCCGTGTTCTTCGCGGAGACGCCTTCGGCGGAAGCCGTCCCCGGTTGGACGTTCCGGCCGGAGTGGCTGCCGGAGGACGCGGGGGCGCTCCGCGCCCTGGACGAAGCCTTCCG from Clostridia bacterium harbors:
- a CDS encoding metal-dependent hydrolase; the encoded protein is MALEVKWIGHATFELRTASGRRIVIDPWYTGSPVAKDPLPEAVDFVLLTHDHFDHVKDVAELAKRGAKVVTQPETSARLVREEGAPQDRMIDMNLGGTVSLADDIQVTMIPALHTSNTGVPSGYIVRTGGFTLAHLGDTALFRDLELYGEMFHIDLALVPIGDHYTMGPRAAARAVAFLRAKAAAPMHYRTFPLLTQSAEPFVAALKDLAPKAEPWVPEIGESRSF